The stretch of DNA ATGAAAAAGGCATCGAGATCGCGGTTCATGTCGCGCCCGAGGTGCCGCGCATGATCACCTCGGACATCGGCAGATTGCGGCAGGTGCTGTTCAACCTGGTCGGCAACGCCATCAAGTTCACCGAAACCGGCGGCGTGCTGATCGAGGTGACGCGCGAGGACAAGCAACTGGCGTTCATCGTTTCCGACACCGGTCCGGGACTGAAAGAGGCCGACCAGGCCCGCATTTTCGGCGAGTTCGAACGCGCCAACAACGGCCCCACCCGCAAGCATGGCGGCGCCGGCCTCGGGCTCTCGATTTCCGCACGCATCGTCGAGGCGCTGGGCGGAGAAATCGGGGTGACCTCGACACCGGGCCAGGGAAGCACCTT from bacterium encodes:
- a CDS encoding hybrid sensor histidine kinase/response regulator, encoding AQTETTPEQASYLKTASESGMALLSLIEDLLDVTSIEAGRLHLRHEESNLEDLVNGVCELMASRAHEKGIEIAVHVAPEVPRMITSDIGRLRQVLFNLVGNAIKFTETGGVLIEVTREDKQLAFIVSDTGPGLKEADQARIFGEFERANNGPTRKHGGAGLGLSISARIVEALGGEIGVTSTPGQGST